The following nucleotide sequence is from Lysobacter panacisoli.
CGACGTCGCCTGCGGCTGGAGCATGCGCCGCCTTCGAATGCACCCGCGCACCTGCTCGGCGACGTGTTGCTGCATGCATTCCCGGATCGCATCGCGCGCCAGCATCCGTCCGATCCCTACCGCTACCAGCTCGCCAACGGGCGCAGCGCGAAACTGTTCGACGACAGTGCGCTGTACGGCGAACCGTGGATCGCGATCAGCGAACTGCGCGACGATCCGCGCGATGCGCGCGTGCTGCGCGCCGCGCCACTCGACGAACAACGCCTGCGCGAGGACTTCCAGCGACGTTTCGTCACCGAGGACCGCGTCGTGTGGGACGCGAACGCGCGTGGCATCGCCGCGGTGCGCGAAACGCGTTTCGACCGCATCGTGATCGAGAGCAAGCCGCTGGCGAAGCCGGATCCATCGCGCTATGCCGATGCGCTGGTGGACGCCGTGCGCCAGCTTGGCCTGCGCGCGCTGCCGTGGACGCCATCGCTCGCGCAATGGCGGGCGCGCGTGCGTTGCCTTCGTGCATGGCTGCCCGAACTCGCGCAGGGACCAGCGGCGCTGCCCGACCTGTCCGACGCGGCGTTGCTGGACACGCTCGACGCGTGGCTGAAGCCCGCGCTGACCGGCAAGACGCGACTGGACGCACTTGGCGAGCAGGAACTCGGCGAGGCGCTGCGCTCCACGCTCGAGTGGTCGCAGCGCCAGCGCATCGACGCGCTCGCGCCAGTGCGCATCGCGGTGCCCTCCGGGATGGAACGCGCGATCGAGTACGACTACGACGACGAGACTGACGCGCCTGTTGCGCCCGTGCTCGCCGTGAAGCTGCAGGAACTGTTCGGCCTCGCCGATACGCCGCGCATCGCCGACGGTCGAGTGCCGCTCACGCTGCACCTGCTTTCGCCCGGCGGCAAGCCGCTGCAGATCACCCAGGACCTGCGCGGCTTCTGGGATCGAACGTACCCGGAAGTGAAGAAGGAAATGAAGGGTCGTTACCCCAAGCACCCGTGGCCCGACGATCCGTGGACGGCGGCCGCGACCCACCGCGCCAAGCCGCGCGGAACCTGACCGGCGCAGTCGCTACACTGCGCCCATGCCGCCTCTCGACGCCGAGTACCTGCCCTTCAAGCTGGACCCGATCGCGCGCCGCGTGCTGTGGCTGCGGTTGAATGCGCAGCAGCGTCGCGAGGCCGCGTTCCTCGACGATCGTGCGATCCCGCCGCGCGCCGATGGTGCGTGGCGGCCGCTTGAATCGCTGATCGAACACAACGACGGTGACGACGCGCCGCCCGCGCATGCGATCTTCCACATCGGACATTGCGGCTCGACGCTGCTGAGCCGGTTGCTCGACAGCTGGCCCGACGTGCAAGGCCTGCGCGAGCCGCTGCCGCTGCGCACCCTGGCCGAGGCATGGCCGCTGCTCGACTCGCCGCAGTCGCGACTGTCGCCACGACAGGCCGACGACCTTCTGCGCGCGCTGTGGCGAACGTGGTCGCGCGCGCTGTCGCCACAGCGACGCAGCATCGTCAAGGCCACCAGCGGTTGCAACGGACTGGTCGCCGCTTTACTCGCACAACAGCCGGCGATGCGCGTGGTCCTGCTCGACATGCCGCTACGCCCGTACCTGGCGACGCTGCTGAAGGCGCCGGCCTCGATGCATGACGCCGCCGCTGCCGCCGGCGAACGCCTGCGCGACCTGCACGCGCGCGGCATCGCGCGCGACGTCGCGCTGCATGCACTGTCGCTGCCGCAGCAGTGCGCGATGGGATGGCTGGCCGAGCGCCTGCGCTTCTGTGCACTCGCGCAGGGCGAACATGCCGGACGTGTGCTGCGCGTCGATTTCGAGACGCTGCTCGCGCAGCCGGAGCGGGAACTCCGTCGTGTCGCCGCGCACTTCGACCTCGATGTCGCGCGTGTGGAAGACGCGCTCGCGTCGGACGAATGGAATCGCTATTCCAAGGCGACCGCACACGGCTACGGCCGCGACGATCGCGCGCACGACCTCGCATTGTCGATGCAGCAGAATGCCGCTGCGATTGCCGATGGTGAGGACTGGGTCGCGCGCTGGTCGCCGACTCCACATCGCGCGACCGTCTGATCGAACGGCCGCGCGTACGTATTGAGTCAGTGCTTGCGCATCCGGTCGCGCGACTGCTCCGCACGTGCCGCACCGATCGCGGTCTCGACCTGCTTGACCTCTTCCGGTGGCGGCAGCACCGCGGGGATGCCCAGCGACTGCAGCCACAGTTCGCGACTCCAGCCGCGCGTATGGTAGAGGTGGTGGTCCTCGTCCTTCTCGACCGCTTCGTGCGCCTGCTTGAGCACGCGCGACACATCACCGGTGGTGTTCTCGGCGACCTTCCCGATCAGCTCCCAGTTCGCATGGTCCTTGGTCTCGGCCAGGACCACGCACTCGGTCGCGACGAGTTCTGCTGCGATAGCGTCGCCGCTGGCCTTGGCGATCTCCATCGCCTTCACCAGCGACTTGCCGATGTGTCCGACGACCTCGCGGCCGGGCGTCTTCTGCTCCGGGTCCAGTCCCAGGGACTGGAACACGTTGAGCAGCACCTTGCGGTGAGTGCGCGTCTCCTCCAGGTATTCGCCCCATTCCTTGCGCAGGTCGTCGTTGACCGCGCAGCTCACCGCCGTTTCGTACACCTGGATGCCACCGAGTTCGGTTTCCAGGGCCTGGTAGAGCAGCTCGTGGACCTGCTCCTGTTCGATGGAAGCCTTCTTCGCCATCGTCCGTCTCCGTCGCTTTGCTTGGGCGCACACGATTACCGGCACGACGTTAACCGTCTGTCACGCGATCCTTGAATGCGCGTGACGAGCGTCGCGCGGGCGTCACATGAACGCGCTGGTCACACCGAATCGAAGCTCGGCCTGTCGTGAGCCCTATGTGTCGGCCCACATCCGGAAAAGGTTGGTGCGCAGCGATTCGAGCAACACCTGCAGGCGTTGCCGATCGCCACCGCTCGCGGCGAGTGCGCGCGCTTCTTCCAGCTGTATCAGCAGTTCGCGGCGGTTGCTGTCGGCCACCCAGCTCTGCAGCCAGGTGATCGCCGCGATGCGCACGCCGCGCGTCACCGGCGTGACGCGATGGATCGTGGTGGAGGGATACAGGATCGCGCTGCCGGGTTCGAGCTTGTACGACAGCTCCTGCGCGCCGAGCTGGATGGTGAGTTCGCCGCCGTCGTAGTCGGCGGGATCGTTGAGGAACACCGTGCACGACAGATCGCTGCGGATCGGCGGCTGCGACGGGAACAGCGCCTCGTCGACGTGCCAGCCGTAGTTCATCCCGGGCTCGTAGCGCACGACGGTGGTGCGCGCCATCGTGCGCGGATGCGCGAACACGCGCAGGTCCGGATAGCGCATCAGCGCGTCGCGCGCGATCAGCGCGATGCGCTGGTTGGCCGGGTCGTCCTGTGGCGCTTGCAGGTTCTGCTTGATCGTCGATTCGGGATTGGTGATGCGCCCGTCGGCGAAGCGCACCTGCGGAAGCAGCTCGCGCACGGCGTTGAGCTCGGCGGCGGAGAGCACATTGGGCAGGACTCGGATCATGTCGGCTCGCGCGAGGCTCGGCTGGCGCCATCATCGGCATTCAGTTACGGGCCGGCAACCGCGCCCTCCGCTCACGCCGCTTCAACGATGCGCCGGGGACACTGGATGCCCTCCGCAGCCGCCGGAACGCCATGATGACCAAGCTGACTTCGCTCCCCGAACGCGCCCTGGAACTGGCTTCCGCGGTCGGCGACAACCTGCGACACGCCGTGCCCGCGGTGAGCCAGCACGCCGGCAAGTGGCTGGAGACCGGAGCCAAGCTCGGCGCGCTCAAGGGCGGCGCTCGCATCGCGGGCGGTTTCGTGCGCCGGAATCCGGTGTTGATCGCGGCGGCGGTCGCCGGTGCGGGCCTGCTCTGGTACGCGGCCAAGCGTCGTGCGCGCCAGGCCGAGAACGGTGAAGGCGAGGCGATCGAAGGTCAGTCGCGCCGGATCGAAGCCCGCCGCGCCGCGCGCGCATCGACCCCGCGCCGGACGACCCGGCACACCCCGCCGTCGTAACTCAGGCGAACGCGGGCGACGGCGCTTCGGGCAGTTCGATGATGAACCGGGCGCCGCCACGGCGTCGCGGTTCGTACCACAGCTGCCCACCCGCGCCGGCAATGATGCGCTTGGCCAGCGACAGGCCCAGTCCGCTCGACAGGCCGTTGTCCTCGGCGTCGTCGTGCAGGCGCACGAACGGCTTGAACAGTTCGCGCTGGCGTTCGGGCGGAATGCCCGGCCCACGGTCGGCGACGATCAGCTGCCAGTAGCCCGGTGCGCCGACGCGTGCACTCAGCAGCAGCTCCGTACCCGGCGCGTACTTCATTGCGTTGGTGACGAGGTTCTCGGCGACCTGGCGCAGCACGCGCGGGTGGATGCACACCTGCGCCGGCACCGGCGGCGGATGCAGTTCGACGCGGATGCCGCGCGCTTCCAGCTGCATCTCGTAGCGCTGCAGCAGCCAGTCCAGCGTCTCGCCGAGATCGGCGCGCTCGAGCAGGATGTCTTCCTCGCGCGGCTCGGCCTCGGCCTGACTTTCCAGGTAATGGCGGATGTAACCGAGCGCGTCGTCGGCGCTCTCGTGGATCATCTGAAGGTAGCGCGGGATGCGCTCGGACTTGCACAGCCCGCTGCGCAGCAGTTCGGCGGCGAACACCACGCTGCTGAGCGGATTCTTCAGATCGTGCGCGACCAGGTTGACCAGTTCCTCGCGCTCACGCGCCACGCGTTCGAGTCGGTCGCGCGTGAGCTTGAGGCCGACGTGCGCGTTGACGCGCGCCAGCAGTTCCTCGGGCAGGAAGGGCTTGGTGACGTAATCGACGACGCCGGCGTCGAAGGCGCGCAGCAGCAGGTCGCGGTCGTGCGCGGCGGTGACGAACACCACCGGCACCTGCAGCGGACCCAGTTCATGCAGCGCGGCCAGCACGTCGAAGCCGTCCATGCCGGGCATCATCATGTCCAGCAGGATCAGGTCGGGCGGGGTTTCCACGTAGCGCTGCAGCGCTTCCTCGCCGCTGCCGGCGGAGATCACTTCGTAACCCTGCCGGGCCAGCAGCGTGCCGACGACGCGCAGGTTCACGCTCTGGTCGTCGACGACCAGGATCCGGCCCGAATTGCCTGCGGCTATGGCCATGCGTCCCTGTCCCCGGGGCAGCGTCGACCCCCTTCGCGCCGCGGTTTCATCGTGGCCAAAGTTAGCAGAAAGGAATCGGATTGCGAGCATGGCCCCTCCCTGGATCCCCGATCGGCGCGCTTCCGGTCCGTCATGGACCTCTCCCGCAACACGCTGTCGCGATCGCACGCCTGTGCACCGCCTGTAACGCATCGCATCATGTGTCCCCCTACTCGTCCCGGAGCCGCCGATGCGTCCGACCCTTCGCCCCATCGGTCGATCCGCCCTGCGGGTGGCGCCTTTCGCGTTCGGCGGCAACGTGCTGGGCTGGAGCGTGGATGAGGCGGAGGCCTTCGCCCTGCTCGATGCCTTCGTCGACACCGGTTTCGACCTGGTCGACACCGCCGATTCCTACTCGTACTGGGTGCCCGGCAACGAGGGCGGCGAATCGGAGACGATCCTCGGCCGCTGGTTCCGCCGCAGCGGCAAGCGCGACCGGGTCACGCTTGCGACCAAGGTCGGTAAGTGGGAACGCCACCGCGGCCTCGCCCCGGCCACGGTGCAGGCGGCGGTCGAGGGTTCGCTGCGTCGCCTGCAGACCGACGTCATCGATCTCTATCAGGCCCACCAGGACGATCCCGACACGCCGCTCGCCGACACCCTGGGTGCATTCGCGCGGCTGATCGAACAGGGCAAGGTGCGCGCGATCGGCGCGTCCAACTACGAAGCCGCCCGCCTGGCCGAAGCGCTGGACACCTCCGAACGCCTCGGCCTGCCGCGCTACGAATGCCTGCAACCGCACTACAACCTGTACGACCGCGCCGGCTTCGAGGCGGAGCTGGAACCGCTGGCGCGCGAACGTGGCATCGCGGTGATCCCGTACTACGCTTTGGCCAGCGGTTTCCTCAGCGGCAAGTACCGCAGCGCGGACGACCTGGGCAAGAGCGCCGCGCGCGCCGGCGCCGTGAGTCGCTACCTCGAACCGCGCGGCCTGCGCATTCTGCAGGCGCTGGACGACGTCGCCGCCGATCATCGCGCCACTCCGGCGCAGGTCGCGCTGGCCTGGCTGATGGCGCAGCCGGCCGTCACCGCGCCCATCGCCAGCGCCACCAGCGTCGTGCAGCTGCACGAACTGCTCGCCGCCGCGCGCCTGTCGCTCACGCAGGAGAACCTCGCCCAGCTCGATGGAGCGAGCGCGCCATGACATCGTCCGTACCCGCTACCGATGCGCACGCCGCGAACACGCGTCGCGTCGGCCTCGCGCTCGCCGCAACCGGCGCGGTGCTCTTTTCGGCCAAGGCGATCCTGGCGAAGTTCCAGTACCGCCACGGCATCGATGCACTCGACGTGCTGGCGCTGCGCATGCTGCTGTCGTTGCCGCTGTTCGTCGCGCTCGGCGTGCGCGAATCGCTGCGCCCGGGCCATGCACGCATCACGCGCCGCGACTTCGGCCGGATCCTGGTGCTGGGCGTGCTCGGCTACTACCTCTCCAGCCTGTTCGATTTCTGGGGACTGGAATACGTCCCGGTGTCGCTGGAGCGGCTGATCCTGTTCCTCAATCCGACCTTCGTGCTGCTGATCGGCGTGTTCGCGTTCAAGCGCAAGGTCGCGCGGCGCGAGTGGGTCGCGCTGGCGGTGAGCTACGCAGGCGTGGCCTTCGTGTTCGTCGAAAACCTGCGCGTGCAGGGCGACCATGTGCTGTTCGGCAGCGCGCTGGTGCTGTTGGCGGCGCTGAGCTACGCGCTGTACCTGTCGATGTCGGGACAGCTGATCTCGCGCATCGGATCGCTGCGGCTGGTCGCGCTGGCGATGTGCGTATCCACGGCAGCGACGCTGCTGCATTACGTCATCGCGCGCGATCCGACGCGACTTCTGCACCTCTCGCCGGAGGTGTACGGCCTGGCCGCGATCAACGCGGTGTTCTGCACGTTCCTGCCGGTGACGTTCACGATGGGTGCCGTCGCGCGGCTGGGCGCGGGAACGGCAGCGCAGCTCTCCGTGCTGGGGCCGGTATCGCTGGTGTTTCTCGGCGCATGGCTGCTGGGCGAGGCGATCACGCCGATCCAGCTGATCGGTACGGCCGTGGTGCTCGGCGGCGTTCTCCTGCTGACGCGACCGGGCGCGAACTCGGTGCCGGTGGCGCCGCCGCGCTGATCGTTACAGGCGCTCGGCGGCGGCGCGCTCGCGCACCTGCGCCAGCGTCCAGTCGCGCAGCAGCGTGCCGTTCTCCCACACGGTGACCATCGCGTCTTCGTAACCCGCCGGTGCGTCGGCCACATCGAGGGACACCGCTTCGTCGGCCAGCGGCACGGTGCGGTAATGACCGGTGGCGGCATTGCGCGCCAGCGTCATGCGTCCGCGCTTGCTGGTCTTGCCCTTGTCGGTCACCGGTTCCTTGTAGACGTCGATCCAGCATCCATCGACACGCGCGGCCGAGCACTTCAGCGCGAACTTCTGCGTGTCGCGATCCAGCCGTTGCAACAGCGCGCCGCCCATGCCGAAGGCGAGATTGTCGGTCGCGTAGCCGGCGCTGGTGATGCGTTCGAGGATCGCGCGCAGGCTGGTTGGATCGATACCGTCGCCCTGGATCACGCGCACGTGGTTGAGCACCTTGAAACCCTTGCCGTTGACGACGTGGCCGAAGGCCTCGTCGAGTCGCTGCAAGCATTGATGGACGACGTCGGCCGGATCGCCGGAGTCGGGACGGATCACCACCGTAGCGCCCGACTCGATGACTTCGTCACGCAAGGTCTGGCCCCAGTGCTCCGACACCGCCTTGAAGATGTCGTAGCTGTCCGACACCACCGCGACGATCGAACCCGGGCGCGCGAACTGGCGCAGCATGTTGCGGTACGCATCGACCTCGCGATCGCGGCCCCACGCGGTGATCGTGCTGTGCTCGGCGGCGGGAATCGAGAAGCCCGCCATCGGTTCGTGGTAGTACGCGCGCGCCGCGAGCAGGCCCGCCACCGTGTCGGTACCGAGGAAATTCACCAGGTGCGACAGGCCGCCGATCGCCGCGGATTCCGCGCTGGACACGCCACGCGCGCCGAAGTCGTGCAGCTTGAACGGCAACTGCGCCTCGACGTCGTCGCTGGTGCGTTCCAGGAACTGGCGCAGCGTCTGCCGTGCGTGCCAGCTCACCGTCGCGACCGTCACCGGATACCACAGGCGCAGCAGCAATGTTTCGATGTAGGACGGTACCCAGAACGCGTCCGGATCGGTGGATTCGATGGTCACCAGCGCCTGGTGCGTCGGTACGA
It contains:
- a CDS encoding aldo/keto reductase, whose translation is MRPTLRPIGRSALRVAPFAFGGNVLGWSVDEAEAFALLDAFVDTGFDLVDTADSYSYWVPGNEGGESETILGRWFRRSGKRDRVTLATKVGKWERHRGLAPATVQAAVEGSLRRLQTDVIDLYQAHQDDPDTPLADTLGAFARLIEQGKVRAIGASNYEAARLAEALDTSERLGLPRYECLQPHYNLYDRAGFEAELEPLARERGIAVIPYYALASGFLSGKYRSADDLGKSAARAGAVSRYLEPRGLRILQALDDVAADHRATPAQVALAWLMAQPAVTAPIASATSVVQLHELLAAARLSLTQENLAQLDGASAP
- a CDS encoding hybrid sensor histidine kinase/response regulator, coding for MAIAAGNSGRILVVDDQSVNLRVVGTLLARQGYEVISAGSGEEALQRYVETPPDLILLDMMMPGMDGFDVLAALHELGPLQVPVVFVTAAHDRDLLLRAFDAGVVDYVTKPFLPEELLARVNAHVGLKLTRDRLERVAREREELVNLVAHDLKNPLSSVVFAAELLRSGLCKSERIPRYLQMIHESADDALGYIRHYLESQAEAEPREEDILLERADLGETLDWLLQRYEMQLEARGIRVELHPPPVPAQVCIHPRVLRQVAENLVTNAMKYAPGTELLLSARVGAPGYWQLIVADRGPGIPPERQRELFKPFVRLHDDAEDNGLSSGLGLSLAKRIIAGAGGQLWYEPRRRGGARFIIELPEAPSPAFA
- a CDS encoding DMT family transporter, which encodes MTSSVPATDAHAANTRRVGLALAATGAVLFSAKAILAKFQYRHGIDALDVLALRMLLSLPLFVALGVRESLRPGHARITRRDFGRILVLGVLGYYLSSLFDFWGLEYVPVSLERLILFLNPTFVLLIGVFAFKRKVARREWVALAVSYAGVAFVFVENLRVQGDHVLFGSALVLLAALSYALYLSMSGQLISRIGSLRLVALAMCVSTAATLLHYVIARDPTRLLHLSPEVYGLAAINAVFCTFLPVTFTMGAVARLGAGTAAQLSVLGPVSLVFLGAWLLGEAITPIQLIGTAVVLGGVLLLTRPGANSVPVAPPR
- a CDS encoding nicotinate phosphoribosyltransferase — its product is MHYLDNLLLNTDSYKASHWLQYPPRTDATFFYVESRGGVYDRTLFFGLQTILKEYLGRPVTHAHVDEARDLFAAHGEPFNEAGWRRVVDRHEGRLPLRIRAVAEGSVVPTHQALVTIESTDPDAFWVPSYIETLLLRLWYPVTVATVSWHARQTLRQFLERTSDDVEAQLPFKLHDFGARGVSSAESAAIGGLSHLVNFLGTDTVAGLLAARAYYHEPMAGFSIPAAEHSTITAWGRDREVDAYRNMLRQFARPGSIVAVVSDSYDIFKAVSEHWGQTLRDEVIESGATVVIRPDSGDPADVVHQCLQRLDEAFGHVVNGKGFKVLNHVRVIQGDGIDPTSLRAILERITSAGYATDNLAFGMGGALLQRLDRDTQKFALKCSAARVDGCWIDVYKEPVTDKGKTSKRGRMTLARNAATGHYRTVPLADEAVSLDVADAPAGYEDAMVTVWENGTLLRDWTLAQVRERAAAERL
- a CDS encoding Fe2+-dependent dioxygenase; the protein is MIRVLPNVLSAAELNAVRELLPQVRFADGRITNPESTIKQNLQAPQDDPANQRIALIARDALMRYPDLRVFAHPRTMARTTVVRYEPGMNYGWHVDEALFPSQPPIRSDLSCTVFLNDPADYDGGELTIQLGAQELSYKLEPGSAILYPSTTIHRVTPVTRGVRIAAITWLQSWVADSNRRELLIQLEEARALAASGGDRQRLQVLLESLRTNLFRMWADT
- a CDS encoding sulfotransferase, yielding MPPLDAEYLPFKLDPIARRVLWLRLNAQQRREAAFLDDRAIPPRADGAWRPLESLIEHNDGDDAPPAHAIFHIGHCGSTLLSRLLDSWPDVQGLREPLPLRTLAEAWPLLDSPQSRLSPRQADDLLRALWRTWSRALSPQRRSIVKATSGCNGLVAALLAQQPAMRVVLLDMPLRPYLATLLKAPASMHDAAAAAGERLRDLHARGIARDVALHALSLPQQCAMGWLAERLRFCALAQGEHAGRVLRVDFETLLAQPERELRRVAAHFDLDVARVEDALASDEWNRYSKATAHGYGRDDRAHDLALSMQQNAAAIADGEDWVARWSPTPHRATV